Within Rhododendron vialii isolate Sample 1 chromosome 12a, ASM3025357v1, the genomic segment CGTGGcccgccaactttcttttccacctaCCGAGTTGGATATCGCCTTGGCCGAACAGAAACGTCAGGCAGCGGTTATTGCCATGCTGCAACAATGGCTGGAGGAGCGGGACAGAGGGGTGACTGTAACCCCTGCACACAAGCATCCAGCCGACCGAAGAAAACCCGCAAACGAGGCAGACCATCTCGTCCAGCCCGAACGGCCGAACTCGCTATTTCCGTGCGACGAACTGTCTTCGAGCGTCTTGACCAAGGAGCTTCACGACCTCGGCTGACGAGCATTATTCGTGCCGAGAGTTCTCGATCCTCGGCTACAGGCTCCACAGCCAGAACCAATAAGGGAGGCGCGTCGGCCCGAACGCAATTTTGTTCCGAACGACAAGTGAGTCCAAGAAGTGGGAAGAGGCCCGTGGATTTAAATGATCCACCTCGGCGCACACGCACCAACAGCAACCGGGAATATTTGGTTCGATCCCGACACGATTCCGAACGCCATGACGGGCGACATTCAGCCAACTCTGGCAGTCACCACCGAACCGAAAGCCGAGGAAACCGTTCGGAACACGATAATACGATTATCCTGTACGATCAGTTTACAGGCTTGCCAACCATGTATCAACCCGTCGACCCAGGTCTTCAGCCTCGGCACGCTCCTTTGATAGGCTCGAAAGGAGAGGCGCGTGCGCCTTCGGTATTAGCCACTCGGCGACCGAAGGAAAAAGAGGAGCATCACCGGCACCATCGGCGGGAGCGAAGAAAGACTCCAGAGCCGCATGTTGAAGTTCCTCTCCCTGTTGTCCCACAGACCCCAGTTCAAGATaattcgaagctcgggaaggcaaaagcttcccccttcgtggatCCTATCCAACAGGAGCGGCCACCGGACAGATTCGTCATGCCGAAGCTAAAACGCTATGAGGCGAAGGAGgacgcagtcgcgttcgttTGTCGCTTCAGACAAACCATGAGCCTCCATAACTTTTCTGACGCCCTTATGTGCAAGATCTTCCCACTCACTCTCAGCGAGCCAATTATGTTGTGGTACAATCAGTTGAAGCCCAAATCAATTTCCTGCTTCAACGAGCTAGAATTGGAGTTTAGTAAACGCTTTGTCACCAGCAACATTCAACCGAAGACATTATCAATGCTGGTGAACATGCGGAGAGCGGCAAGAGAAACTCTACGACTTTATACCGAGCGTTATTGGGAGGTCTATAATCTTATACCCGACTGTGATCAAGGAGTCGCGGCTGAGTCTTTTATGAACGGGTTGGATCCAACCTCGGCGATGTTCCGTGATCTCTCACGTAATCCGCCTAAAACAATGGGAGAGCTCATGACCATAATCAAGAAGGATTGCGTTCATGAAGAAGCCATGGCCGAACGACACACACCAAAGGCTCCAGAACCCGCCAAAATAACTGTGCCGAAGAAACAGGTGGCGAACGTTCATCAGGGCCAAGGAGGCCAAGGTAATTCAGGCCAAACGACCAACAAGCCGATCAACAAGGGTCGACCTCCGCAGCACCCTCAGCAGTCGTGGCCACAAACGAAAAGAGAGCCACGGCCAGACGAGTACGTGGCCGAGCATACGGCATTCACCGAACCTATCTACAGACTCCTCAACATTATCAGCAAGTTgccattctttgtttggccgACGGTACTCTTGGGCACCGTCGGTAGCGGACCAGGGATGTGCACGTATCACAAGGAGCGCGGCCAGTACACCACGCAATGCCCACCCTTCAAACGGTATCTAGAGGAACTAGCAGCAGCTGGGCATCTAAATCAGTGGATTGACGTTTGGCGAAAtccacttccaccacctcctcctatTATCGGCAATCTCGTAAGCGTTATACAGGGATTGGTCTCTGAAGGAAGGGCGGCCGAGCTTCATTCAGAAATTGACAGAGCCGTCACTTCTTTATCCGTTTGCAACGTGGGCGCTTCGGGAAAGCGAAAATGGGAGGATCCGAGCTTCAGCAGCAAtattactttttcatccgaCGACTTGAAAGGTGTGCAACTCCCTCATACGGACACCCTCGTTGTCACTGTTGCTATTGAAAAGTCAACCGTCCAACGGGTATTGAtagatcaaggaagctcggcggaCGTACTGTTTTACTCGACCTATCAGAGCCTCGGATTGTCTCCCGCTCAACTTCGAACAACGTCTACTCCACTAGTCAGTTTTACTGGAGCACCGGTTTGGCCTCTCGGCTTGATTACTCTCCCTGTGCGGGCTGGATCACGGGTTCTTGAGATCGAGTTTGTGGTGGTCGCTTGGCCCAGCCCATACAACGTAATCCTTAGCCGAACCTGGCTACACGAGATGAAGACAGTCGCTTCAACCTATCACCAGGTGGTAAAATTTGTCGGATGGAATGGGCGTCAGGAGAGCCTCCGAGGAGACCAGAtccaatcaaagaaatgctacatcagcactgtAACAAACAAATAGAGCTGTATGGAAGTACAATGCtatgggcagcatgcccttggaattttcggattccaaaaacGCAaagggcccgggtcgagggagcgcaagcggggaagcaagcgctcgcaaaatacagagtcgccactcgggtttgaagatccgacacccaaggaaccacatttcgaagcacttgctgcgctgtttgatttgaaaaagctaaggaactagtccgtcataaccatatctgggttcgggagccaggttacgagaggggaaggtttttatggcacccctctcgcccaatccggagatcggtctctacttaggcactTGCGAAAGAgagtttgtttgcgattctgttttattaatcaatttttagccaattcgggcgggggaacagtttaatcggggatttaataCTGTAACacgtttgcaagatgtgatggATATGGCACGGATGGGCGAGATAAcaaataataaatggaatgaagttcaaaacatcgatcaaacATCAAGACAGTGATGtatatgattttggcacaaacaaacagccagcttgcatgcatgaatcaatctgcatgcaagcaaaccatcgcgcgataatACCATACACTCGAgcgagtgttgatgcctcaccaatagtttgatttttattcccttctgggctctagaaggaccagtgctcacccatgtgcaaaccaagcagttcatATGTACTTGAAAGCaaataatattacaacagaTAGCTATATTTTGGaaacacaacccctaaacagtgggggtgactaaacagaggccaaggccaagctgcccatgcaagggcagtccctgggaATAagctgaccatcgcgcgagtaAGTGAAAGACGCACGCGagtgttctgactggacttccaggaattgctttgcatgcttagggctctgagacatattcaagacCATCCTAAGGGCATTCCGAACCAAGTGAAGTTGTAAACtgagctaaactatgatttttatcatgcaaagcagtgagctaatacttgaaaaagacttgaaagtgactatgaacATGACAAGAAACTTGAAGATCaacatcccttccccacgtggtctaATCTCGTGCAaacagaactgtcgcgcgagttagtgggaccatcgcgcgagggtgttgTTGGccacggctcttgaaaccttgctagctttagggccagaactggtattgattaccagccttgaccctgccagcccccctcaggggtctaaacagtgaacagaaaggtattatacctttgcttgagtgtcttgaagATGGCTTGAATGAAGTGAAGTAGCTTGGACAGTGATTAGGTGGGAATGAATGCAGTATGGAGTGCTGGTGCTTGggtttccttcttctttcttgagatttttttggtaacccctttggatgaaccatgggggggggggggggggtggtatttatagaaggaCATGTTAGTTGGTGGCTAAGCAAGGtaatgcaaccagccaacaaggctggttgcaattacttggtggagaagtggggtgccaaaggtgatgggagagtggggggagaggtggtgcaagggcaaCCCTGCAGGACgttgttcagtcgacgaaacggggttacataggcctgtagccccctgatcaccacaCAATCCAGCTGGAAATCGGTGAAAATGACaagtgttgaccatcgcgcgagggactggatgcatcgcgcgagtgtcaaactgaccccgcgagggtcaacagtcaaaactttgactttgaccaccacctagcCAGTGaggcatcgcgcgagggacccggtgcatcgcgcgactgtcaaacctaaggtccaggtttggattcaagggtttcagggctaaggatgggttccacacacgccaaactcaagccatttcatgctctcaagactgttttcgacctgattcatcattggggaaacaagaaaccgaaaaatgaagtaaaacgatcgggaaatcagattggggtgtctacagtagtccctctttgatgGCACGcagagcaccattggctggtacgggtaacgtcaaagatttctagacacccacccaattcacccaaaagccgattaaacgaaaagtgcaagcaagtatatacaaataccgtgcaccaagaGATCGATGAGCAAATCGATtgctgacttgaaattggacagatggatcgtcgctgatttgaaattggacggatggatcgtcgctgatttgaaagtggacggatggatcgtcgctgatttgaaattggacggatggaaattggacggatggatcgtcgctgatttgaaattggacggatggatcgtcgctgaggATATAAATGACATCTCGTAGGGATCCTAAAATCAATTGCAAGGCATTAAAGCGATATATACAATCGGGCCTGAACCAGAGGCTGAATCTGGTCAACGGCCCAacttgaccatcgcgcgattgagccactccatcgcgcgagggttttcTGCCAGGGTTTGGTTCTGGAACAAACCCAGACCCGGCCCATGGCTGCCTTCTTCCTTTTAGTCGACGGGGACATTCtgaaaccgctcacagcagtttcgaatTCCCCCAAATTCTATTCTTCCTCAAACTTTCCCTCTCCAAGCCCTCGATTTTATCCCAAAACCAAGTAAACCCACACGCGTACCAACATCCATGGCGGATCACGGCGTTAATCGGGGTAGTGGAgaagtagttgatcgtccggagggcGAGGGAGGACCAATGGAGGTCGAAATAGAGGATCAATCGCCAGCGGGGGCTGTCGCGGATACAAGTGCAGAGGTAAtgggcggcggcgatggcgaagAGGGCCGCATGCAGGAAACCTGTGGTGGCGCTGagcatcgcgcgacagagccagAGGGTCGCGCGACAGAGGGTGTTGGGGCCGTGAGGCCTGGAGTCGAGCAACTAGACCCGAGCGAGACCGTGAGTGGCTCGGTGGTGGTTGGTGGTAGTTCCGAGGGTGCAGGGAGTAGAGGTACCGAGGGTGGCGGTGCCGGGCCGAGCGAGACTCCGTTGAGGGATCCGGCGAAAGGCAAGGGCGTGGCGAGCGAGGAAGAGGGTGTCACAGAGGttccggaggaggaggaggtgttgTTTCGGCCAGCAGCAATGTCGTCGGGCCACAGaccgatcacgagacaggacCTCGCAGAGTTTCTGAGTGAGGAGAGACTAGCCCGGCTCctcgaggaggatcccatgattggggctgctattttggaggctcgagaggagcgagagtgGGTGATAGCAGCCTCAGAAGTCGCTGcaagggccgagagggcgagagcCGCTGAAGAGGAGGCACTGAGGGACGCAGAGACCGAGGAGAGGATTGGAGCCAAGGTACATGGGCCCAGGGTGACAGCTATGTCTGAGGCGGAGAgtttgactcgtgctccatTTTCAGCGGAGGGGTACAAGCCACCCATTCCACACTTGTTAGTACCATCAGGTCTTGCAGCTTACAGGCCACGGCaggcggagtacgaccccgagctcgttTTGAGAGACCCCGACACCcatatttcgagcagctgggctgaagTAACTTTCTGAGTATccctcatttccttttgtgattgcaaatttaaatataatgcATGTGCTCAAATACCGAAAAGTGTAGAATAATCCTCTGAAGTAGATTCGCACGGTGGCAccatagtttcacgttgaatgccatgcatgggacataataacttgaaccaaccatctactgctaGGTcacattgattacctagaacttgagaatgaaatctTCACACACTGATATATATCTCTTGTTGCTTGTTTCcatgtctaatgcaggagagagcgagacagagagacattcgAGGTTTTGGGGGCGCATGCTGCTCCTTGGCGTTTTATCAGGGTTTGCCTGAgcgggtgaggcagttggtggatgaggcaggtttcggggagttcatacagacccttaccccggccagaaatgaccatgccgTCTTGGTTGCACTTGCAGAAAGGTGGAGGGTGATCGAAGCCCATTTCGGTtgtcgttgaagtttaccaaacggccgtcaaattcaattatttattaaccggactacaactaaagatttgcatagtatagcgagaaagtccgagtcgatccacagggagttcgaatatagcttgttcggattagatgtaagggtttccggcgtttaggcggccaacttttagttttcctttgaaaggtgagaattgcccttatgaaaatgactagaaaaagagttcggactaagaattaaaggcggcaaggcaatggagtttctaacgcccgtaacttaagccatctaacaattctcaacaaaaacacggttgaatcgcacggcataggctatcaaccggaagatttagctatgaaaatggttagatttgatatagagtttgaacaacaagcttaacacaaggcgtgacatagctcccggaaccatatgagcgagcacatgatcaccggagattaacaacgccaagacttgcattcaaactaaatatcaaggtcaagaactagaatcATGGTTTGGAAatcgagcaagttctttggttcttttggcaaacacgaggcgagacatagctcacggaaccatatgtgcaagcatatgatcaccggaggttaacatcgacaagttttgttacataaaaggcgaaccactcacatttccaaaccaaacctcaagtcttaagttgagaaaggcaagattaaccAAAGTCACGAAGCGTTATTCACCCCATGGCCAAGCCTAaatgactactcacacataaagaaaagactagaaagcatgctagaattggAAAACATGTTAAACCGATAGaatcgaaaataaacttgatttatacaAAGATCCAAAGcttagctacaacattaatacacgaGAAATTAACGTAACGTAAATACCTTAATGTGTTCTTGAGAAATTTCAACTTGAAAAGCTATGGAGGAAGTTATGgaattaaaagacttaaagtaaAATGTATCTAGGTCTAATGagaaagagagtgtgtgtgaTATTTATACAATCCAACCCTTCTCTCATAACAAATATCCTAGCACTTCccaaaagtagcaactattccataaatggaaagttcaaaaagcagaaaaatctGTCGGAAAGCCAactgtatccatacaaccaaaacggttgtacGAATACCGGGCTGTTAAGCTTGTGTTGGAAATGCTCCGTAGAAGAGCTGTATGGATACAACTAGAATGGTGTATGGATACGCAGGAATCTGACCAAAATATAAGGCCAccgtatggatacaaccaaaacggttgtatggataccaCCTTGTTAACTGCAAAAATGGCCCCtagcttcaaaacttggcacccgacgcttCCGAACTTCACCTGATGCTTCGTATCTTGCTCATTAGAGAATGGTGGCACTTCGCCACTTGGTCTTGGAAGCTCGAACTCCCTCGAGGCATGTCCAAGGCATCAAAATCACCCTTGTTAAGGCGTAAAACCTGAAACACCCTCAAAcgaaccttacgtgcaaaaccTTAATAAAAGCTACATAAATGCaaattaaaacaacataaaacgggactagtcgcaccaaatatctacaatattgggtgctcatcagagggataccaccaacaccttccacctaccgctcggggagatgacgttgacgcctactgactttgcggcgatcaccggcttgagggttggaggtgatcctatcccgtttgattcgggcattcaggaggacgaggcggtcTTGGAATGGtccttgggagaggtgcccaaggttgaagAGGGAATGGCAAGATATGGACAGTTTACCTTGTACCTTGCGAAGGAGGTGGCGACTgagcaagaggcggagcagatggcccgagcgtacctgttgtaccttttcggcgctaccctgtacccgaataggcgtagcaaggttcacctatcgtacttgcctgcattGAAGGATCTGAGGACagcctcacgctttgactggggaggagctacACTTGGCGCAacttatggctttatgggggactcgtcgaggacagATATGAGCACTGCTGGGTGTTGGCgaatttgggaggtatgatcacagtagagtaaagcacatttccgATGTACACTTATCTATTTGAGTATATACCGTGCTTAATCATATTCTTGcgttgtactaatgatttgatcTCTTGATAACTgcgcagctctgggcctatgaggttttgaacatgtgccgtccagtgatgAAGAGCCTAGACTTGGGAATCCTCCTGCGTGCTCATatttggagcaagaagaacatgggagagaagagagggagaggtgacctgaatggcttcaggatatacctagacgagctccgaccctcacaggtatgacatgactttatcAAACGGAGTATGCATCACTTTtcattgctttaatgctgtcgctgaccgatacTTGCATTTcttgcttgtgcaggtagagtgggatccttggagagtgGCAGAGCCAAAGCCTGAATACCTGGCtaggagcagggttgtgacAGCAAGCAGAGTGCTGCTCGAGTCGGcatttggttggcagtggtacttgggtgaccgagtgacgcGCCAGTCACTTGGCTATGCAGgattccaggtgcccggaccgcttccaccacgagCCTCACACACTGGGGAGTACACGCTGGCCGAGTTAGAGATCTTCACAcagcctgacaccgacttgacacgctacctgtgtcccggcatggactatgcagtttaccagagagagcgcttggcggggccgctgagagtgcaagagttcagggaggtccggagtcaggctcgTGGAGCtactgaggagaggagagccattACCGTGAGGCAGAGTAATGGCGAAAGTCGTGTGAGACGGGGCCCGAGTGGACcggtgagaggtgggccactaGAGTTGAGGTGGCAGATAGCAGTGGTGGACTCTCAAGGCAATCTAGCTGAGCTACATCTAAtccctgccagagttgagccagcgcccgttaccgtgccggtaagacattgtagccTTTATTGTTGTACTTCCAAGAAATTTTGAAGTATTGCCCAATTGCTTATGTTCAAATTATTCTCGCAGGTGTCCAATGAGTGGGTGAACGAGGCTGTTCGGCGCATGCTTGCACTAGAGAACGTGATAAGGTGAGCGGCAAGTGGCTttcctttggacttgcgctacccaccaccggcGGCTCAGAGACCTCAGGTATATCCTTCAAAACAAACGATACATTCCtacattcgatacttgacatatgcacgCTTTGCCCAATACATAGTATACTTTAACTGTCGTTGACTTTGAAATGTATCTTACCTGCTTGCAACCATATAATACATAGAATGTGTACTAAATGTGCACAAGTTTataatgcagacacagggacgggcggctcctaggaggaaaagcgcaagagagcctccacaaaagaagctagcaactAGGACTCCTgttcctccacctactactagaccataGACGCGGGGCATACAGCCACCTgttgcgagtgaggaggcggcccgagaggccgtggcgcgcgctgaggagaggtatcaactgaagatgcgccaaaggccctcgcaagatgagccagtcggcaagaagcggctgatcctgcctgaggaggaagaggaagaaggggaagaggaggaagaggaagaagaagaagatgaggaggcGCCCTACAGCAGCGGTTCAGATGACTCAGCGgacgatcctggttttagacaggatcctagagagagggacgatgacgacgacgacggagatggtgactggttcggagaggactgagggctactaagaagcctcatttcactTTCCGCActcttgatttttgcttttgggcctgcgcgcccgcATAGATAGAtcgaaggccggagtgccttagttgatacttgatacgtGTTTTTGAGGCCTACGTGCCCTTTTGACTTGATGGGCAAGTGTGCCCGagttgacatgatgacttttgcaTGGCCGATGTGCCGCACACACAGTGGTTTACTTTGACATAGACAGACTATGGCTTAGCTAGAAAATTtacattttcagttcatttcaCTCTTGTAATGAATTAGAGTAAATAAGCGTTTGTCACTAATACCatacttgcattgataatgtactgAGACTGCTCACAAATATACGCACATTCACAGACAGAACTAGCTCAGAAGGAAAACAAGAACGCACCTTAGGACACGGCTAGGATACGAGAATACAAGGGAATGAAACATTGGTCATTCAcaagtcaaaactcaaaatactcTATCTTGGATGAAAATGGCGCTTTCGTAAAGTCATGTATATGTGAAACAACCCACGAGAGCTGACGGAGTTGATAAACGCATCCCAAAACGCAAACTTAATCGAAAATGTTACAAAAGACACAAAACggacacgagatggaaaaaGATGACTCTaatatgtcccggactgaaaccaacacccccgtacagtcatattaggtcacaatgacctgtacggcctgagaggAAAAAG encodes:
- the LOC131309705 gene encoding uncharacterized protein LOC131309705 — encoded protein: MYQPVDPGLQPRHAPLIGSKGEARAPSVLATRRPKEKEEHHRHHRRERRKTPEPHVEVPLPVVPQTPVQDNSKLGKAKASPFVDPIQQERPPDRFVMPKLKRYEAKEDAVAFVCRFRQTMSLHNFSDALMCKIFPLTLSEPIMLWYNQLKPKSISCFNELELEFSKRFVTSNIQPKTLSMLVNMRRAARETLRLYTERYWEVYNLIPDCDQGVAAESFMNGLDPTSAMFRDLSRNPPKTMGELMTIIKKDCVHEEAMAERHTPKAPEPAKITVPKKQVANVHQGQGGQGNSGQTTNKPINKGRPPQHPQQSWPQTKREPRPDEYVAEHTAFTEPIYRLLNIISKLPFFVWPTVLLGTVGSGPGMCTYHKERGQYTTQCPPFKRYLEELAAAGHLNQWIDVWRNPLPPPPPIIGNLVSVIQGLVSEGRAAELHSEIDRAVTSLSVCNVGASGKRKWEDPSFSSNITFSSDDLKGVQLPHTDTLVVTVAIEKSTVQRVLIDQGSSADVLFYSTYQSLGLSPAQLRTTSTPLVSFTGAPVWPLGLITLPVRAGSRVLEIEFVVVAWPSPYNVILSRTWLHEMKTVASTYHQVVKFVGWNGRQESLRGDQIQSKKCYISTVTNK
- the LOC131310732 gene encoding uncharacterized protein LOC131310732 encodes the protein MCRPVMKSLDLGILLRAHIWSKKNMGEKRGRGDLNGFRIYLDELRPSQVEWDPWRVAEPKPEYLARSRVVTASRVLLESAFGWQWYLGDRVTRQSLGYAGFQVPGPLPPRASHTGEYTLAELEIFTQPDTDLTRYLCPGMDYAVYQRERLAGPLRVQEFREVRSQARGATEERRAITVRQSNGESRVRRGPSGPVRGGPLELRWQIAVVDSQGNLAELHLIPARVEPAPVTVPVSNEWVNEAVRRMLALENVIR